Proteins found in one Siniperca chuatsi isolate FFG_IHB_CAS linkage group LG22, ASM2008510v1, whole genome shotgun sequence genomic segment:
- the LOC122870683 gene encoding LOW QUALITY PROTEIN: pyrin-like (The sequence of the model RefSeq protein was modified relative to this genomic sequence to represent the inferred CDS: inserted 2 bases in 1 codon), whose product MASVPYDVQFRCCICLDTYNNPVSIPCGHNFCLDCIEGFLDMKDKNIPQTNFSRLTKFIDPQVSLSSQKAPLPDNPQRFDSCVCVLGKQSFTSGRRYWVVQVGDKTDWDLGVARESINRKGAITIRSDSGYWVICRRKGGSLSACASPSVTLKCQETPQKVGIFLDYEKGSVSFYDAEAKTHXYAYSGCHFSEPLYPYFNPCVQENGKNAAPLIICPLEGRVREGQDIIFESDM is encoded by the exons ATGGCCTCCGTGCCGTATGATGTGCAGTTCAGGTGCTGCATCTGTCTGGACACCTACAACAACCCTGTCTCCATCCCATGTGGACACAACTTTTGCCTGGACTGCATCGAAGGCTTCTTGGATATGAAGGACAA AAACATTCCCCAAACCAACTTTTCCAGGCTGACGAAGTTCATTGATCCACAGGTGAGCCTCAGCAGCCAGAAGGCCCCGCTCCCAGACAATCCTCAGCGATTTGACTCCTGCGTCTGCGTTTTGGGGAAACAAAGTTTCACATCTGGAAGACGCTACTGGGTGGTTCAG GTTGGAGATAAAACTGACTGGGATCTTGGCGTGGCCAGAGAGTCCATCAACAGGAAGGGGGCCATCACTATTCGTTCCGACAGCGGTTACTGGGTGATCTGCCGGCGAAAAGGTGGCAGTCTCAGCGCCTGCGCCAGCCCCTCCGTCACCCTCAAATGCCAGGAAACCCCCCAGAAAGTCGGTATCTTCCTGGACTACGAGAAAGGGTCGGTGTCTTTCTATGACGCAGAAGCAAAGACTCA TTACGCTTACAGCGGGTGTCACTTCTCTGAGCCTCTCTACCCATACTTTAACCCCTGTGTTCAAGAAAATGGAAAGAACGCCGCCCCGCTGATTATCTGTCCTCTTGAGGGAAGGGTCAGGGAAGGACAGGACATAATCTTTGAGTCAGATATGTGA